GTTTCAATCCACGCGCCCGCACGGGGCGCGACAGTTACGAGTTAATTAATTAGAATGCCTTGCGTTTATCGCCTTATAACGCGAACATTCAAAAAATGCCCAATATATCTAAACATGTTCCTATAAAAAATCACCAAATATCCTTTAGTTTTAACGCTATAACGCAATTAGCGAACATCAACTTACAACCGCATCAGCTTGGGATTCGCGATTCAAACTATAAGCGGGCCATCTGGATCATAAGCTTTTTTGGCGCCGACATGCTCGATCTTTTTTCGCCAATTGGCACCAAGAAAATAAAATCTCAAGCTATCGCTATCTTCATCTATGACATCTAATAGTTGACTCTTAAGTTTCACCCATTGTCCAGGATCAACAACACATTCAAAAACAGAATACTGAACGCGTTGCCCCCAGTTTTCACAAATTTTGGCAACTTTTCTCAGTCTTCTAGGACCAAGGCCATCTGCTGTTTTCGCAACATCATAGCTTACGAGAACTAACATCTCTCATCTCCAGAAAAATGGGGGATAATCATCTATATCTCCTCTTAGCAACCTCGCCAGCATCATCGCCTGAACATGGAAAAGAATCCCGATCTTCACATTTTCTTTCAAAAATGGATGCATAATTTCTTCCTGTTTTCTCGCTTGATAGGCAGTGAGCAAATCCTTTCTTGTTTCATCGGTCATCAACACGGCACCCGATTCCGACTTTTGAAAACCCTTCGGCGATACCTGTCCCCTATTGATAAGCGAAAGCAGCAGTCTGTCCGCAAAACATGGTCTGAATTCTTCCATTACATCCAAGGCAAGACTGGGCCGACCAGGCCTATCACGATGCATAAATCCAACATATGAATCCAGACCGACGCCTTCAAGGGCTGACCTCACATCGTGCGCAAGCAGGGTGTACAAAAAAGAAAGAAGACAATTGACGTTATCCCTTGGAGGTCGCCTATTTCGCTGTTCAAACACAAAACTTTCCTTCTGATGAAGAATCAGGTGGTCGAAGACATCAAAATATATCCTTGCCGCATCTCCTTCAATGCCTCGCAGGGTTTCCAAATCGCACTCCCTGCTTAGCATTGAAAGTATGCCAGCCAGCCTACTTACCGCAAATTTCACATCCCTTGAGCAAATCTTGTCCGAGTGATCGCGCAAGGCCCGCTGCAGAACTGTCTTAGCATTTGCCACCTTCCCGATTATAAAATTTCTAGAAAGCCTGGCACAAAATACCAAGTCGTCGGCCTTGCGATACTGTTCCCTTCTCAACAGAACATTCCCATGCGTTTTTCCATGTACTCTTGCGAGAAATTTACCGTATTCCGTGAGAAAAGTTATCGTAACATCATTATCGGCGCAAAATCCCATCAGAAAGGGACTCATGGCTACGTTGCCAAAACAAACTATTCCTGAGATGGTGTGTATAGGAAGTTGCAACCTTACAGCCCCTTCAACGGACACCGCAACAGTGGATCCATCTTTGTTGAGATAGGCCCCCTGCGTTGTGACAAAAAGAGTGTTCAGATATTTCTTCGTATATACTCCTCAACATCTTGTTCCTGATCGAATGTCTTTGGCAGACATGCGTTTAACAGAGAACAGCTTTCACATTTCTTCGAATACACCGCCTTGGGTGTTTCGCCGGAAGCGATAAAACTATGGAGCTCATCAATTGTTCTTATGGTGTAACTCCTAAGTTCATCTCCAAAATCTACATCAAGTCGATGTCTTGTCTTGCCATAAAATATAGCACCATGAGGAACTTCAAGATTTAGAATCTCTTCAAGACATAGCGCCTGGGCACATAGCTGAACAAGGTCGCAGTTATTCTCCTTAGGTCTGCCGTGCTTATACTCAATGGGAAACGGAACCCACACACCATCGCAATTCTTTTGAAACTCCACCACATCCGCTTTCCCGTTCAGACCATATTTCTCAGAACGAAGAGGGATCCCCCTTTCTATGTGCAACTCGCCTCTCTTCTCAAAGCGCTCTTCATGCGCATTTTCATGCATCACGCCACCTGCAACAGTTAAGGCATTATCATCCCACACCTGTTCAATGTAGGACAATGCACACTGTCTTTTGCAAAAGACAAAGTGCTGAAGCGCAGAGATATGGACAAATTCCTCTTCCTTGTACATTGGCAACTATACCTTAATGGTCATAACCGCCTGTTTGACAGGTTCACCATTATACAACAATTCATAGTCCGAAAATTTTCTTGCCGGTCCTTGTGCAATCTTGCGATGCTCAACTTTTTCAAATAGATCTGTTGCGTTGGCATTACCAAGCGGCGTGCCATGTTCGAAAATAATAAGCGAACGCATCGTCATGAGACCGCGTGCTGCCGAGCGATCGTGGTCGAACATTTTCTGGAGCGCCTCCCAGAAAAGTTCCAGATCCTCTTTGGAAAAACCGGTCTGCGCCGCGAGGTGCGCGGACACAAAACCATGAACGCGATACAGACCATATGGAATGGTAAATTTTCTACCCATTGTCCGGTTATCGCCCCCCTGTTTCTCCGCCTCGGCCTCTGTTGCAACCGCCATTCGCGTAATACTGTGCTCCATGGCAACAACCGGATCGACAGAACGAGAAAATGTAAGCTGAATTGGTCCTCTAACCTGGCCGCAGTTAACTCCAAGGCTCATAACCGCACCGAAAGTTCTGATGTCGTAGTAGTTGTCACACATCCACTTTCTTGCTTCATCGACTTTATCGCCACCTTTACGTTTTTTATCATCCGATTTTAAAAGTTCTTCGGCTCCAATTGACTTATATGCATCCTCGTGCATACGAATAAGAACAGCTTTCTCCTTTACATAAATATCGTACGGCTTTTCGGCATTCTTGATCATATGCACGTAGTTTCTGACCTTCCTTTTCAGGCATACATCCGTAATGAGACCCATTCCGGTCTCGGCATCGACGCGGGGAAGGTTGCCAGCATCCGGGTCACCATTTGGGTTGCCGTCCTGTACATCAAAGAACATCACGAAATCATAGCGCCTGTCCAACGGTGTTCTGTTCATCATAATCGCTCCTTTGTTATTATCTGGTTAATTTTTTGCGTTTCTTGGATATTAAAAATTTTGTTGAAACAACCGATTTTCCTAACACGATCGTAACCTACCTTGACGAGCCACCTTTTAAAGGGTTCAGCCTTCGGAGAGGGAATCGACTGGATTATGCGCAAGAGACCCACGGTGTTGGCACAGTCGGTCTCACGCATTTTACCGTCAGTGGCCGGTAACTTCAAACCGTGACAATTTATCACGACTTGGTTCCCCTCACCGTTGAGGCGTTGTTTTAATTTTAGCCAATACGCTCTCGCATCCTGACTATCCACCACCGAAAACCACCACTCATTGTTGTGCATTACCCTTCGAATTTTACTCCCGTGAAATACTGCTATCTTTGTTTCCACTGTCTTTTCTCCCAGTGGGTCTGGTTTACCTGCAACACAGCTCAATCTTTTTTCCTGAAAAAATCCTGCCGCTGATGATAATAACCGACGGCAAAGTGGGTCTGTTCATCCAAGGCCATATTTGCAGGGAGATCACCGGATATCCCATCAACGATTTCACCAATCTCCTTTTCCATATTAACCTGCCGCCCCGGGTTGAGTTTTGGCAGATGGTGGTTTTTGAGCTTCAACAATCGTGGAAATACGCTTGTAGGGGATGTTGAGGCAGCGCCATAAAAGCGATCCCTGATAGTGGCGTTAATACCCGGGTTCGCCTCCTCCTGAATTTTTTCAAGCACGGCAAACAGACGACCGAGTCGATACCCTACATTTACGTTATTTCTATCCAGAGACATTTGAACCTCCCTTTCGTTTCGATTATGAATTCTATTGAAGCGGTTGAGATATGCCTTCAGTATCGCTGCCCTAGCCCTATTGACGCTGCGTTCAGCACGTATTCTGCGGATACACTGCTGCATAAGAGTGGCAGGATAAGGCGAGCCGTCCAATATACTTTCAACTACCCTGCTGGCTAGATTTGGGGGGACATTGTCCATCTTATATTCTAGGGCAGTCGCGCTTAAAATTTGGTAAAGCGACAGGTAATCGGGCTCGTTTGATCCCCCATCGATAGAAAAATCGTCGAAGTGGCTAACAATTTTTTCTGCAAAGCTATGAATGCTTCCGGTTTTCCAAAATCTCACTGAGATTCTGGCGCGATTTGGCGCCAACCCAAGTACATAAAAACGATGCCCTTCATCGGCAGGTATGCGTCCGCTATACATAGCCTCGTATAGCCCCTTAACAGCTTTGATGCCGCGATCTGGATCATCTTTGCTGTTCTTAAAATACCAAGAAAAATCAGCTTCGAAGTCAAAAATGTTGTCTGTCGTACCTTTTTGAGACCAAAAAAGTATTGTATCTTCACCAACTCTAATCTGATTTTTATTTGAACTAATAAGATATTTGAGAGCTGTTGAGTATGATGCTTCAGCCTCACAACACACCGGCGAATTGAAGGCCTGTTCCTTTAAATAAGAGTCAAAACCTGAACTCTTTTGAAATGCTACAATCTTGGCGTTACTTCGCGCATTAATTATGGGCGTTGGGGTATGAAGTCGGGCAACAACACCCCTCTTTCCTGTAATGAGGCATATAGATTCTACAGATGATGATCTACCATCATCTTCGGCCTGACTTTCAGTTTCGGCAGGCTTTGACAGCTGATACATCTTCACCGCGTCCCTCTGTGGAATCAGATAATCGTCTCCTTCAAGTCGGAATGTTATATTGCATCCGGGAATTTTGATGCATTCGGTCCATAACGGATGAACCATCACATTTTTCCACTCGTCATTTGAGTAAAATAAAACGACCGCATTAACACCGTCATCTTCACGAACTTGCTTCGGCAGTGTTTCTAGCGACTTCAAAAACGTACCCATCTGTTTTTTTGCCAAATCAACCGACTTTGGAGTCTCGTCCTTTGGTTGAGCGAAGAGATAACCGTAATGGTCCCAAAGAAGATTTACAGATTGCCATGAATTAGAACCGGAACGGATTACCGATTTCGGCAGCTGATATTTTTTGCCCCTCCTCCCCTCTCTCGTGTCTTGAAGATCGAGAAAAACACCTTTCTTATCTATTATTACAATGAATTTGATCTCTTGTTCTTGAAAACCGATAGCAGGCAAACTGTCTTTATTTCTCTGATAATACTCATACAGGGCCTGGAGTATCATCTCTTCACCTCCTCGCTATCAAGGGAAGGAACGACGACAGCGCCATCATCAAGGCGAGCCCTAAAAAACATCGGCTTTGGGTCTTTTGGATCTGAAAAATCCATGTCATAGAGCATGAAACCCAATTCTCTGTTCTCGTTTATGGGTTGTAATTTTTCCGCGGATGGATCATCAATCAACTTGAAACCGCAGGAGAACTCCCTACAACCAAGATATGGCATGTTAAAACATTGACCTTTTTTTGCCCTGCGCTCAAACATGGCGTTGTATTTGCCTGGGTTTTCGTCTTTAGAATCTCTTTGAAACTCTATGGGCTCTTCTTTGCCTGCCAGATATTCGGGAACTGGGTTACAAACCTGACATCTCTTTCCAATGGGAATAAAAACAAGCTCGGCATACAGCCTGTATCGAACATCCCGCAAGATGAGCCCGGCTCGCTGCAGCCTATTATCTTCGATCAATATTCCATCTGATCGTGGACTCATCACGGCACTCACCTCGTTTCTGCGAACGGAAGCCCAGCTGATGGGAGAAAGAACTTCAATCTTTTTAATCTGCCATCTTATTGCAGGCTTCCAGAATATCGACTCGAATATGGCTCGCGCTGCCGAAGGAGTCATCACATCGTAGCTTACGCGTTCAACCTTCATTTCAGGACGTGTAAAACAGGCATAATCTCCCCATACCTCCAAACAAAACTCCTTGTTGAAATAATCTCGCATCAGCGGACCTCCTTTTCAGATTATAAACTGACCATTGTCCCAATCCGAGTCATCGGAGAGCAGACCATAGCCTGGCTTATAAAGACCAGAGCTCTTTTGAACCCAGTAGCCGTGAATTTCCTCAATATGATCTTTTCTTTGTAATTCATAAAAAAGACCATAAGGCACATTTACAATAAATCTTTGTAGCATTCGAAGAAGCCATCTCTCAGGGCCTTTTCTTCTGAGGGTTTCTATGAGCTCAAAGCTGTCATTCTTCCCTGACTTATATTTAACTATAATAGCCCTTTGTACCGTATCATCGATAAGCTTCACTGAATCAGCAAATGTCCTGAACTGAAATTTAAAATCGTCGGCATTATCCAGCAACCTCTCTTTGAAATTTGGCTTATCGAAATTATTCAGACTTTTGTAGAATTCTTTGAAGTAGGTTGAAAACACCTCATCAGTTAGGTCAAGCCGACCCGACTGACGCAAAATGCCGCGGGAAACGCTCTCGCCCTTGCGCAGCAAGCCTTGAGGCGATTGTGATGGGGGCGAAAATACGACAACTTTGCCGATCTTACCCTTCACATTAAGCTTGCCTTCTCTATTACACCTGCCGGCAGCCTGAGCTATTGAATCAATACCTGCAAGCGCCCTAAAAACCACCGGGAAGTCTATGTCTACTCCGGCCTCGACAAGCTGAGTACTAACCACTCTTACCGCTTTTCCCTCTAAAAGAAGGCTCTTTACTATGGCTATGACATCACTTCTTTCTTCACCGCACATATTTGCCGAAAGATGGATTGTACCCTCAGGCATGAGTTTATGAAGCTTTCGGCAATCTTTTCTGGTGTTAACCACGCACATAACTTGTTCATGCTCCTGCAATTCCTTCGCAATATCAATCCATTCCTTTTTGATATCTAACCCGGCAAGTTGAATGTTCGTCCGTATTGGCAACGTTACATCGCCGATATCCTTTGAGACGATATCGACGGCACCTGAAATGCCTACAAACTTGGCCCTTTCACTTCCGATTTCTCCACACAAGGCTGGCTGGGTAGCCGTACAAAAAACGACAGTCACTCCGAAGTGATCAACAAGCCCATTAAGTACAGAAAGAATCGGTTTTAAATACTCCGGCGGAAGCATCTGAGCCTCATCGAGTATGATTATGCTGTTCACTATATTGTGCAATTTTCTGCAAGATGATGGACGACTAGCCAAGAGTGATTCAAAAAGCTGAACATTCGTTGTGACAATTATAGGGGCATCCCAATTCTCGGTTGCAAGTCGACTCTTTTTATCTTCTTCATCTGGATCGATATTACTGTGATGCTCGAGAAGGGCATCTTCGCCAAAAACATCCCTGAAAACATTCGCAGTCTGCTCTATAATGCTCGTATAAGGAATAGCCATAATGATACGACTTTTATTATGGAGAGCAGCATGACGAAGGGCAAAGGCCATCGAAGATAGCGTCTTCCCGCCACCAGTGGGGACTGTAAGCGTAAAAAACCCAGGAGACATTTGTGCCTTTTTGACACAAGCATCATAAATCTTTTTTCGATAGATATTTACAGGAGTATTCTCGCTTGAGGAAGATTTAACATCCATAAATTTACGAAAATGCTCTTGCATCGCTTCAAGGGATGGATAGCTACTTCTCAACTTAGAGATATCGGGATTGCAGAATCTTTCTGTATCAAGAAAATCTGCGTCAACTAGACAGGAAAAGAGCATTCTTACCCACAGGTGGGCATGTTCAAAATTGTTATTATTCTTATTATTATCGACAAAAGCTGGCGGTGAGCTTGGACGACATTTTGTACTGATAATAGGTTGTGAACCTTCTAAAGCGCTAATCGCGAAAATCTCGTCCCTCTTTATTTCAATTGTTCCAGATGCTATACTCTCCATCGTATTAAATATTCGATTTTGAAGATCACCACCCGAGGAATCCGGCTGCCAATCCGGCAGACCCGCATGATGTCCAGCTATTATTGAGCCTAAAATCCTGGCAATGGGATGATTGTTTAACCTGTCAAAAACAAGCGCCGCGCCAGCTGTACTGTGGTTTGGCCTAGGAGCACCAGCACGCCTCGAATCGCCATAACCGGATACCCTTAAAAGATATTGCTGCCAAGCAGGAAGGTATTTACCAAGGTCGTGCAACAGGCCAGCGAGATAGGCCCAATCACCATTGGAAAAACTTTCTGCGAATTTCTTCGCAAGTTCAGCTACGTTGTTTAGATGGTCTTCCAAGAGTTGCCACTTGTCAGGAGGAGCCCCCTCGAGTGAGTGGGCGAAAAAACGATGAGACTTGATTACATCATCTTCCATATCTTCCATGCAGATTTTTCTAATGCCTATAGCGTTCACTATGCAAGACAAAATGCGCTTCTGAAATCCGCAACGAAAAAGATTACCTTCCGATAGGGAAAAGCCTTCTCGCTTCGGCTTGGGCATCCAGATAAAGCTCGATCATCGGCTTTCGGGTTTTGGTGGCGAGTGCTTTCACGTGGTCGTACTCAGGAACTGCCTTGATGATGCGACCATCGTCATCAAGCCCAAGCTTGAACCGAAGTTTCCCGTGCCTGACTTTCTTTTCCACGATCTTCCTGCACAGAACCTTCCTGTCTACCGGCCAGTACTTAACGCCAAAGGTAGTGGTCTCGCGCAAGAAGATATCGATCGCATCATCCTTGAATCCCCATGGAACCAGTGCGGAGATCTTTACCGCCGGACGGTTCTTCTTCATCTGAACGGGGGCCATGTCGACATCGGCAGCGCCGATGGAAAATAGGGAGTCTATCACATAGTCGAATATCTGTGGATTCATATCGTCTATATTGGCCTGAATGACGATCATAGGAAAACCTTCTCCTACTATCATGCGGATGGCATTTGGCATCTCCTCGAAGACATTGTCACCGTATCCGTAGCCTACGCGCTCTATCTCTTGTATCGGAGACTCTCCGAAAAATTCACAGGTCGTTTTAAGAATAGCAGCGCCGGTAGGAGTGACGAGTTCGGCTTTGACCATCGCAGGTTCGGTGGGAATGCCTTTCAGAATCTCCATCGTGGCAGGAGCCGGCACAGGCAAAAATCCGTGCGCACATTTCACCTTTCCACGGGATATCGGAAGCGGTGACGCGGATATGGAATCGAAACCGAAATACTCGAAACCTATCGCCGCACCTACGATATCAACGATAGAATCAGTCGCGCCGACCTCATGAAAATGGACCTTGTCGACACTCACCCCGTGAACCTTTGCCTCAGCCCTTGCGATGGTATTGAATATCGCACGGGAAAGTTCCCTTACCGCACGAGAGAGCGAACTCTTCTCGATCGTCTTATCTATCCACGGATATTCGCCGTGTCCCAGTTCCTTTTTGACCTCGACGCGTATATTCGTTCCCTTTATAGGCATGTGGCCGCTGACTTTGACTATCCTGTAATCCCCTACCTTCAATCTCTTCAATTCAGAGAGAAGGTGTTTCATGGGCAATCCGGCATCAATCATCGCTCCGAGGAGCATGTCGCCCGCGACGCCTGAAAAACAGTCAAAATAACATGAGGACATTCTATCCCCTCCTTATAACTTCTACCTCTAGAACAGCTCTGTCGGTGGACCTCAGAACCTTGAATACAAATTTACCCGAAGTAAAACTCTCGCCGACCTTCGGTATATGTTCGCAATTGCTTATCACAAATCCAGCCACGGTTTCATAATCTCCGTAAGGAATTTCAAGTTTGAGCAGATGGTTGGCATCTTCTATCTCCATCCTTCCGCTGACTACGTATCTGTGTTTTCCCATCCTAGTGAAGAGAGAGAGCTTGTCGTCATGTTCATCCCTTATTTCGCCGACGACCTCTTCCAGAATATCCTCAACTGTAACAACGCCGGTAGCCGCGCCGTACTCATCTACCGCAACAGCTATCTCTTCCCCTTTGCGTTTCATGCTGACGAGAAGCTCGTCCAAAGGCATCTCCTCCGGAACGAAGTATGCCTTTCTCATAAGCTCGCGCACCGGCTTTTCCTCTTCATGGAATATAAAATCCGATCCAAAAAGGACGCCTACGATATTGAAAAATCTGTCTTCGTAAACGGGGACCCTTGAAAAAGCGTGCTCAGCAAGGGCCCTCTCCGCCTCTCTCCTAGCAACCGAAACAGGGAGCGCTACCACATCGACAAGCGGGGTCATTATGTTTTCCACCTTTTTGTCTTCGAGGTCGAAGATACGCGATATCAGTGTTTTCTCTGATGGACGCACATCGCTCGCCCCCTCGGTCCCAGATTCTATAATTATCTCCAGATCATCCCTCGTCAGGCTGTCGGAAGTTTTTCTTGCCTGCCCAAGCAGAGAATCCGTGAATTTAGATAGAGGCCACACTACAGGATAAGCCAGAAATGAAAAAAACAGAAGCGGAGGCGCCATGTAGAGCACCATCCTGTCGGCATGCCTCTGATATATTGCCTTGGGAATTATCTCGCCAAAAATGAGAGCCGCAGGCCAGAAGAGCAGGGCAAAAGGAACGTAATCACGACCGTAGTTGTCTATGATATAAAAAGTTGAAACGACCGAACCGGCAACGGTAGATAAATTTGTACCCAACAACGTCGTCGAAAAAAATCTGGAAGGATGTTTCAAGACACGAAGGGCAAGCCTCGCCAGCTTCGAACCGGCGTCGGTCGAAATGGCGAGTTTGTACTTATCCGCGTTGACAAAAGCCATCTCGCTTCCGGAGAAAAAGCCTTCCACCAGCAGGCACAAAATAAGAATTGGAATGACTATTGCCAAACTCATCTAGTCCTCTATTTCTCCGAACAGTTCCTCGAGCAGATCATCCATCGTCACCAGGCCCACAATGTTCCCCGAGTCATCCTTGACTATTGCCATATGAAGTTGCGCCCTTTGAAATTCCCTGAGCAAATCCTCCAGCGGCATTTTTGAGGAAGCAAACAGAGCCGGATGGAGCCTGTTTTTTATTTCCGTCCGTTTTCCTGATTTTTTTTCGCTGTGGATCGACATCAAGTCCCTTACGTGAAAGATGCCGACTATGTTGCTTTTGTCGCCTTCATAAAAAGGAATTCTGGAAAACTGAGCTGTTCTTATTTTCTCCAACATACTTTCGTATTTTACATCCACAGGAAGTGAAAAAACTCTGTCAGCTGGCGTCAATATGTCGGCCACAACTTTGTCGGTAAATTCGAAAACGTTGTGTATCATTTCGCTTTCTTCGGAATCTATGGCGCCCTCGCGCTGACCCATGTCAACCAGACGCCTGTAATCGGCTTCCATGAATGAATGACTCGTCGTGGCGGACTGGCCGCCAAAAAGATTGACTATAAAATCGGCGAACGATGAGAGAATGACCCTCAGCGGGCTCACGGCGTAGTGAAATATCCTCAGAGGCCAAATCACCACCTGCGAAACTGACATGGCATGCCTCAGGGAAATATTTTTGGGAAGTATCTCACCGAATATGAGCACCACAGGCGTTATCACCAGAACTGAAACGAAGGTCTCGATTTCCACCGAGGATCTGAACATCTTATTTATCAGAGAAGCTGCCACTATGGATATCGACACGTTTACAAATTCATTGCCCAGCAAAATCGTTACGATCGTCTCCCTGGGTTTTTTCAATGCCGCAATGAGATTTTTTGATGATCTCGTTCCCGATTCCATGAGCCTGTGAAACTCGACCCTGGAAAGGGAAAATATCGCCGTCTCCGAACCGGAAAAAAATGCGGAACAGCAGAGCAGTACAAAAATTATCGTTATATCTGAAATCATCCCGGTTCTTTCCTGCAATTTCTCTCTTTAAGGAAATGGTCGTACCCGCGACCGATCCCGCGCGCGACAAGATCCTCGGCGTTGAGAACAGATCGAACGCCGGGATCATCCAAAACGCGCCCTATTTCGGCAACGCCGAGCGCCTCGAGCGACGCGAGAGACTGATGAATTCTACCAGAGTCCGCAGTAAAAACGAGCTCAAAATCTTCGCCGCCAGCGAGAAGGAGTTCCCTCGGGTCCACGCCTATCGCAGCTGATGCCATTCTGAAATCATCCCCTGCCGGTATTCTATTCACATCTATTTCGAATCCTACGCCGCTAGATCGCGCGATATGCCCAAGATCCGCCAAGAGACCATCGCTTACGTCTATCATCGAAGTCACACAACCCAACTTTAAAAGAGTCCTGCCAAGATCAGTTCGATGAAGAGGAGAGAGGTGCCTTTCGATAAAGGGCTCCATGCCGGATGATGTGCCCATTTTCAAAGCGGCAAGGCCGAGAGCGGAGAGGCCAACGGCCCCTGAAATAAATATGGGGTCCCCGGGGCGCGCACCTTTGCGAAGGATGGCCCTGCCCTTCTCCACCTCTCCGATTGCCGTGATTGAGATTGAAATCTCTTTTTCAGATGAAGAGGTATCTCCTCCTACAAGCGCTGCACCGGATTCCCTGGCAACATCTGAAATGCCGGAATAGATTCCTTCTACAAAATCCAGATCGGAGTCTAAAGGTAGCGCGATGGAAACCAAAAAATATTTTGGAATTCCGCCCATCGCAGCGATATCGCTCAGGTTGATCGCGAGCGCCTTTTTTCCGATATGAAACGGGGAGCTAAAGCGCAAATCGAAATCGATGCCTTCATAAATTGAATCGACGGTGATCAGCATGTCGAAACGATCGTTCATGGGAATCACTGCGCAATCGTCGCCTATTCCACAAACTTCGTCAGGAAGTCTGCCGAATTTATCACAGATTCGCGCTATCAGCCCGAATTCCCCTATATCTGAAAGATTCGGACTCAT
The Myxococcales bacterium DNA segment above includes these coding regions:
- a CDS encoding HlyC/CorC family transporter is translated as MSLAIVIPILILCLLVEGFFSGSEMAFVNADKYKLAISTDAGSKLARLALRVLKHPSRFFSTTLLGTNLSTVAGSVVSTFYIIDNYGRDYVPFALLFWPAALIFGEIIPKAIYQRHADRMVLYMAPPLLFFSFLAYPVVWPLSKFTDSLLGQARKTSDSLTRDDLEIIIESGTEGASDVRPSEKTLISRIFDLEDKKVENIMTPLVDVVALPVSVARREAERALAEHAFSRVPVYEDRFFNIVGVLFGSDFIFHEEEKPVRELMRKAYFVPEEMPLDELLVSMKRKGEEIAVAVDEYGAATGVVTVEDILEEVVGEIRDEHDDKLSLFTRMGKHRYVVSGRMEIEDANHLLKLEIPYGDYETVAGFVISNCEHIPKVGESFTSGKFVFKVLRSTDRAVLEVEVIRRG
- a CDS encoding HlyC/CorC family transporter, with the translated sequence MISDITIIFVLLCCSAFFSGSETAIFSLSRVEFHRLMESGTRSSKNLIAALKKPRETIVTILLGNEFVNVSISIVAASLINKMFRSSVEIETFVSVLVITPVVLIFGEILPKNISLRHAMSVSQVVIWPLRIFHYAVSPLRVILSSFADFIVNLFGGQSATTSHSFMEADYRRLVDMGQREGAIDSEESEMIHNVFEFTDKVVADILTPADRVFSLPVDVKYESMLEKIRTAQFSRIPFYEGDKSNIVGIFHVRDLMSIHSEKKSGKRTEIKNRLHPALFASSKMPLEDLLREFQRAQLHMAIVKDDSGNIVGLVTMDDLLEELFGEIED
- the larC gene encoding nickel pincer cofactor biosynthesis protein LarC, producing MSSCYFDCFSGVAGDMLLGAMIDAGLPMKHLLSELKRLKVGDYRIVKVSGHMPIKGTNIRVEVKKELGHGEYPWIDKTIEKSSLSRAVRELSRAIFNTIARAEAKVHGVSVDKVHFHEVGATDSIVDIVGAAIGFEYFGFDSISASPLPISRGKVKCAHGFLPVPAPATMEILKGIPTEPAMVKAELVTPTGAAILKTTCEFFGESPIQEIERVGYGYGDNVFEEMPNAIRMIVGEGFPMIVIQANIDDMNPQIFDYVIDSLFSIGAADVDMAPVQMKKNRPAVKISALVPWGFKDDAIDIFLRETTTFGVKYWPVDRKVLCRKIVEKKVRHGKLRFKLGLDDDGRIIKAVPEYDHVKALATKTRKPMIELYLDAQAEARRLFPIGR
- the thiL gene encoding thiamine-phosphate kinase; amino-acid sequence: MSPNLSDIGEFGLIARICDKFGRLPDEVCGIGDDCAVIPMNDRFDMLITVDSIYEGIDFDLRFSSPFHIGKKALAINLSDIAAMGGIPKYFLVSIALPLDSDLDFVEGIYSGISDVARESGAALVGGDTSSSEKEISISITAIGEVEKGRAILRKGARPGDPIFISGAVGLSALGLAALKMGTSSGMEPFIERHLSPLHRTDLGRTLLKLGCVTSMIDVSDGLLADLGHIARSSGVGFEIDVNRIPAGDDFRMASAAIGVDPRELLLAGGEDFELVFTADSGRIHQSLASLEALGVAEIGRVLDDPGVRSVLNAEDLVARGIGRGYDHFLKERNCRKEPG